Proteins encoded by one window of Yamadazyma tenuis chromosome 2, complete sequence:
- the GDE1 gene encoding Glycerophosphocholine phosphodiesterase (COG:U; EggNog:ENOG503NUB5) — translation MKFGKTFLSHQIPEWSIFYMNYKNLKKIIKNIDYDFNPSEMEISDMVNSILTQFFYQLDGNIEKVDTFYSTKFDEYNRRLNKIINLLNFSQNKIHHQIDSNDELDEIISILLELKNFFRNLKWFGELNHKGFVKILKKLDKKMVSLTNLSNTHLQSQLVNLPSNNKEVYLSTRVNALPFANEIDLHKNLDLINNLLNQLSYHDFASKTPVSTTQSVAAVKDKKTMDAINSSFDSLFLTSFKDLIASDDPKGLLSKLERIPKEKKNLKFLITLLGKLTISNAIGCIDLVFGLLDSFIKENNLSTDNLLYDKFDINGRNFFHLLVVSYGKQQLSDAEDSRKASINQKLIPGENNNINKLYLSNSGIDGNNLKPIILSGFEYILEKISAGSGLHNLKFLLNAKDNYLRTPLHYASQYGIKDMVKLILSYLFKWNLINNSLAIDDNKFWVDQENLTPIHLSIIGKHPKTTEYLLIYSNTDRLTCSNLLLLAVRLNSPEILSHLIKLGRININYTDFEHNNETALYIAAKLNLPEVVEFLLNNSANPEIGEMIFGWTPIFVAASEGFESVVNILLQHNCHYDLVDESGWLPMEHASLRGHLAVADLLKPKNEQLLFYDISNHENNLQRVPASSIQNPTSNALLLDDSLVMSSTSSIDILPESNKNAVNEVYKQLKQFDNSSQISVDSTANQKSRSKSPMNVKRIKPIKSFGHTYLNNDESLVLITLGTTDLRDDKKPIELNDISLAKTYITELDTALSLVITCRNKLNNESIEPPVVIDLPLEDHHGSATDPITFKLTNNLTSSDVIVTFDIVPTYQYNQNPDVVLPLNKEETILGRAVALLGDVYTNVGPKLRSLHSVVTSPIIESRTLNVLGSVRFEFLCVKSFNHPNMKIGRTDTYWKQLVSTRVIGHRGLGKNVSNKKSLQLGENTVESFIAAASLGASYVEFDVQLTKDSVPVIYHDFLVAESGVDIPMHTLTAEQFLHLNDNEPYSNHKKQWTPSRTNSPLELADTNGTEVTSLSLNSPSVQSPKIQPYAMDDEILSKRSRSKGAYKSVPNMAKNHHLHQSFSHGDHESDDDLERELQDQHSRRMKLTKTWKDKGFKGNARGLSIASDFVTLKDLFRKLPRNVGFNIEVKYPMLDEAQEESMGDIAYDVNHYVDTILQVVYDENLTGRDIILSSFHPDVCLMLSLKQPTIPILYLTEAGTHSMADIRASSLQNAIRFAKKWNLLGIVSAAETLVKTPRLAQVIKSSGLVCVTYGVLNNSPENCKIQMKAGVDAVIVDSVLAVREGIRKDVEKANSESEASSVY, via the coding sequence ATGAAGTTTGGAAAGACGTTCTTATCTCATCAGATCCCCGAATGGTCGATTTTCTACATGAACTataagaacttgaaaaaaatcatcaagaacatcgaCTATGACTTCAATCCGTCTGAGATGGAAATCAGTGACATGGTCAATTCCATCTTGACCCAGTTCTTCTATCAGTTGGATGGGAATATCGAAAAGGTTGATACTTTCTACAGTACCAAATTTGATGAGTACAACCGTAGGTTGaacaagatcatcaacttgttgaactttaGCCAAAACAAGATCCATCACCAGATCGACTCCAACGATGAGTTGGATGAAATCATCTCGATTctcttggagttgaagaacttcttcagaaacttgaagtGGTTTGGAGAGTTGAACCACAAGGGGTTTGTCAAAATcttaaagaagttggacaaAAAGATGGTTTCGTTAACCAACTTATCCAATACTCACTTGCAGAGCCAACTTGTTAACTTACCAAGCAACAATAAGGAAGTTTACTTGTCTACTAGAGTTAATGCTCTACCTTTTGCCAATGAAATCGACTTGCACAAGAATCTTGATTTGATTAACAACCTATTGAACCAGCTTAGTTACCATGATTTTGCTTCCAAAACACCTGTTTCAACCACCCAAAGTGTTGCTGCCGTGAAAGACAAAAAGACCATGGACGCCATTAACAGCAGTTTCGATTCCTTGTTCTTGACGagtttcaaagacttgataGCCAGTGACGACCCCAAGGGGTTACTCTCAAAATTGGAAAGAATCCCtaaagaaaagaagaatttgaagttcttgatcactTTGTTGGGTAAATTGACGATTCTGAACGCCATCGGGTGTATTGATTTGGTGTTTGGTTTATTAGACTCGTTTATCAAAGAGAACAATTTGTCTACCGACAACTTGTTATACGACAAGTTTGATATCAACGGAAGAAACTTTTTCCATCTTTTAGTGGTAAGCTATGGCAAGCAGCAGTTGAGTGATGCAGAGGATTCCAGAAAGGCCAGCATCAACCAAAAATTGATCCCAGGAgaaaacaacaacatcaacaaattaTACTTGAGTAACTCTGGTATTGATGGAAACAATTTAAAGCCAATCATCTTGAGCGGATTCGAGTacattcttgaaaaaattaGTGCAGGTTCTGGTTTACACAACttgaaattcttgttgaacgCTAAAGACAACTACCTTAGAACTCCTTTGCATTATGCTTCTCAATATGGTATCAAGGATATGGtgaaattgattttgagctacttgttcaaatggAATCTAATCAATAACTCTTTGGCAATTGATGATAACAAGTTCTGGGTTGACCAGGAGAACTTGACTCCAATTCACTTGTCTATTATCGGTAAGCACCCCAAAACCACCGAATACTTGTTAATTTATTCAAATACGGATAGGTTGACATGTTCCAATTTACTCCTCTTGGCAGTCAGATTGAACAGCCCTGAAATCTTAAGTCATTTGATTAAGTTAGGAAGGATCAACATCAACTACACCGATTTCGAACATAACAATGAAACAGCTCTCTACATTGCTGCGAAATTGAACTTGCCGgaagttgttgagttcTTATTGAACAACAGTGCAAACCCTGAAATAGGGGAGATGATATTTGGTTGGACACCCATTTTTGTTGCTGCCAGTGAAGGGTTTGAAAGTGTAGTCAACATTTTGTTGCAGCATAATTGCCATTATgacttggtggatgaaTCTGGTTGGTTACCCATGGAACATGCCTCGTTAAGAGGTCATTTAGCAGTGGCAGATTTGTTAAAACCAAAAAATGAACAGTTGTTATTTTACGATATTAGCAACCACGAGAATAACTTACAAAGAGTTCCCGCCAGCTCCATTCAGAATCCCACCAGCAATGCATTATTGTTGGATGActcgttggtgatgtcttccacttcttctaTTGACATTTTACCTGAATCTAACAAAAACGCCGTCAATGAGGTGTATAAACAGTTAAAGCAGTTTGACAACTCGTCTCAGATCTCGGTGGATTCAACTGCAAATCAGAAATCCAGATCGAAATCCCCTATGAATGTGAAGAGAATCAAGCCTATCAAGTCTTTCGGTCACACATACTTGAATAATGACGAGTCTTTGGTGCTCATCACCTTGGGAACCACTGACTTGAGAGACGATAAGAAACCAATTGAGTTGAATGATATCTCGTTGGCTAAGACCTATATCACTGAATTGGATACAGCCTTGTCGTTGGTAATTACCTGTCggaacaagttgaacaatgaGAGTATTGAGCCTCCAGTGGTCATCGACCTTCCGTTGGAAGACCATCATGGGTCAGCTACAGACCCaatcaccttcaagttgaccaacaatTTGACTTCCAGCGATGTGATTGTCACGTTTGATATTGTCCCTACCTACCAATATAACCAGAACCCAGACGTTGTATTACCTTTAAATAAAGAAGAAACGATTTTAGGGAGGGCTGTTGCTCTTTTGGGTGATGTGTATACCAATGTGGGACCAAAATTAAGATCTTTACATTCAGTTGTCACGTCGCCCATCATTGAGTCAAGGACTTTAAATGTCTTGGGCAGTGTCAGATTCGAGTTTCTATGTGTCAAATCTTTCAACCATCCAAACATGAAGATTGGAAGAACCGATACTTACTGGAAACAGTTGGTTTCTACCAGGGTTATTGGACACAGAGGTTTGGGTAAGAATGTGAGTAACAAGAAGTCCTTGCAGTTGGGTGAAAATACGGTGGAATCGTTCATTGCCGCAGCTTCGTTGGGTGCTTCATATGTCGAGTTTGACGTccaattgaccaaggaCTCGGTCCCTGTGATTTACCACgatttcttggtggccGAGTCGGGAGTCGATATTCCAATGCATACGTTGACGGCCGAACAGTTCTTGCACTTGAACGATAATGAACCCTACAGCAACCACAAAAAACAGTGGACTCCAAGCAGAACCAATAGTCCTTTAGAACTCGCCGATACCAATGGAACGGAAGTGACATCCTTGTCATTAAATTCTCCCAGTGTCCAGTCACCAAAGATCCAACCTTATGCCATGGACGACGAGATTTTGAGTAAAAGATCTAGGTCAAAAGGTGCTTACAAGTCTGTTCCGAACATGGCAAAGAACCATCATTTGCACCAGTCGTTCAGTCATGGAGATCATGAAAGTGACGACGATTTGGAAAGAGAATTGCAAGACCAGCACAGCAGAAGAATGAAATTGACCAAGACCTGGAAAGATAAAGGCTTCAAAGGTAATGCTAGAGGTTTATCAATTGCGTCTGATTTTGTGACTTTAAAGGATTTGTTTAGGAAGTTACCAAGGAATGTTGGGTTCAATATTGAAGTCAAGTACCCGATGTTGGACGAagcccaagaagaaagtaTGGGAGATATTGCCTATGATGTTAATCACTATGTTGACACTATCTTGCAAGTTGTGTACGACGAAAACCTTACTGGAAGAGATATAATACTCTCGTCGTTCCACCCGGATGTGTGTTTGATGTTGTCGTTGAAGCAGCCTACTATTCCTATTCTTTACTTGACTGAAGCCGGAACCCATTCCATGGCAGATATTAGAGCATCCTCCTTACAGAATGCCATTCGGTTTGCAAAAAAGTGGAATTTATTGGGAATTGTGAGTGCCGCTGAAACCTTGGTCAAAACCCCTAGGTTGGCCCAGGTTATCAAATCTTCAGGGTTAGTGTGTGTAACCTATGGAGTATTGAATAATAGCCCAGAGAATTGCAAAATCCAGATGAAGGCCGGTGTAGACGCGGTCATTGTCGATAGTGTTTTGGCAGTCAGAGAAGGAATTAGAAAGGATGTTGAGAAGGCCAACAGCGAGAGCGAAGCCAGCAGCGTCTATTAG
- the vip1 gene encoding Protein vip1 (COG:A; EggNog:ENOG503NXRE): MSSIIATNIPSTVTVEKLQEFFSFCGDVKSINPLGSGKYEVNFKSEKALSTALLLNDAELEGSSIKVEENKLPTYEEVPDKKPEDVGTSDEKKSFTATGDHNYDDIEQEEKPKYAIMAQLLSQGYGISDQMIEKSISFDKEHGYSTRFKGFVKSLDEKYIHLQNPESKSSKLLGDLVGQGKVVYGKFNKYFEQLAENPYGAKVHDFYKNLAGDVKDVHLEAKRLNQLKKEEDAKSGVDHVSAIIDKQ; this comes from the coding sequence ATGTCTTCTATTATTGCTACTAATATTCCTTCCACTGTAACGGTTGAGAAGTTACAAGAATTCTTCTCCTTCTGTGGAGATGTCAAATCCATCAATCCTCTTGGATCTGGCAAGTACGAGGTAAATTTCAAGAGTGAAAAAGCCCTTTCCACTGCCTTATTGTTGAACGACGCCGAATTAGAAGGCAGTTCCATCaaggttgaagaaaacaagTTACCTACGTATGAGGAGGTTCCTGACAAGAAGCCTGAAGATGTGGGCACCAGTGATGAGAAAAAGTCATTCACCGCCACGGGAGATCATAACTACGACGACATTGAGCAGGAAGAAAAGCCCAAGTATGCCATTATGGCGCAATTGTTGTCGCAAGGATACGGAATCAGTGATCAGATGATTGAAAAGTCCATTTCGTTCGACAAGGAACATGGATATTCCACCCGTTTCAAAGGGTTTGTTAAATCGTTGGACGAGAAATATATCCATTTGCAGAACCCTGAAAGCAAgtcttccaagttgttgggaGACTTGGTGGGTCAAGGAAAGGTGGTTTACGGtaaattcaacaagtactttGAGCAGTTGGCAGAAAACCCATATGGTGCGAAGGTACACGACTTTTATAAGAACTTGGCAGGGGATGTGAAAGATGTACACTTGGAGGCCAAAAGattgaaccagttgaagaaagaagaagatgccaagagtggtgttgatcatGTCAGTGCCATAATTGACAAGCAGTAA
- the TIP41 gene encoding Tap42 interacting protein (EggNog:ENOG503NXDN; BUSCO:EOG092648XW; COG:P), translated as MVKIHTRNRLPQTPPNPRFSIPTARNVSVKVSNDAIASMSSSFPKPTTNISVPAREHTGKCTNPQCAHCGSVIIPAPKSSFPIQDKPSITINDWSIYTIKRPILSSQELDDLEERFRFPLPEMIFGNNSVKLVNDKTKSIIEFNALDALDSIDKSSDLKVSYHQEWLEARRTNSLSTDSHDASAEKALKENGNIDLTKYTDLETIKNYDWTYSTNYKGSITNMEFAKTDEKFPIDRLLNPDPILFFDESILYEDELGDNGISMLSTKIRVMPTCLLLLCRLFLRIDNVIFRIRDTRVFVDFETNKVLREYKEQDGVYNDVLGKISGKVTSDPKSLLRDPNWVSQNIPVLKSELEAAQLTS; from the coding sequence ATGGTAAAGATACATACCAGAAACAGATTACCCCAAACTCCTCCAAACCCCCGGTTCAGTATCCCAACAGCAAGAAATGTGTCTGTAAAGGTTTCCAACGACGCAATCGCCAGTATGAGCTCCAGTTTCCCCAaaccaaccacaaatatATCTGTCCCAGCAAGGGAACATACGGGCAAGTGCACAAATCCCCAGTGTGCCCACTGTGGATCCGTAATAATCCCTGCTCCCAAATCATCTTTCCCTATCCAGGACAAGCCGTCTATCACCATTAATGACTGGAGTATATATACCATCAAAAGACCGATTTTGAGTTCTCAGGAACTCGAtgaccttgaagaaagatttAGATTCCCGTTACCAGAGATGATATTTGGAAACAACTCTGTGAAGTTGGTGAATGACAAAACCAAATCGATCATCGAGTTCAATGCTTTGGATGCCCTCGACTCAATTGATAAGTCTTCTGACTTAAAGGTCAgttatcatcaagaatggtTGGAGGCTAGAAGAACCAACTCCTTGTCGACAGACTCTCATGACGCATCAGCCGAAAAGGCCCTCAAAGAAAACGGAAACATCgatttgaccaagtacACAGACTTGGAAACTATTAAGAACTACGACTGGACGTATTCTACAAACTACAAGGGGAGTATCACCAACATGGAGTTCGCCAAAACAGACGAAAAGTTTCCAATTGACAGGCTTTTAAATCCAGACCCTATATTGTTCTTTGATGAGTCGATCTTGTACGaagatgaacttggagataATGGTATATCGATGTTGTCCACCAAGATAAGAGTGATGCCCACCTGTCTCTTGCTTCTTTGCCGACTTTTCTTGAGAATTGACAACGTTATATTCAGAATCAGAGATACTCGTGTCTttgttgactttgaaacaAACAAGGTGTTGAGAGAGTACAAGGAACAAGATGGTGTCTATAATGACGTGTTGGGTAAAATATCTGGAAAAGTCACTAGTGACCCCAAGTCACTTCTTAGAGATCCCAACTGGGTTTCTCAGAACATTCCCGTGCTCAAGTCTGAGTTGGAAGCTGCCCAACTAACCTCATGA
- the CAR1 gene encoding Arginase, catabolizes arginine to ornithine and urea (COG:E; BUSCO:EOG09263E87; EggNog:ENOG503NU9J): MSDVIYKYHPHKKATIITAPFSGGQPKGGVELGPEYILNSGFAKQIQDLGWDVEITHPLEGTDFEAAKNDEKDSFGVKNAKIVSDCNRKIFAAVHTSLQNQRLPITIGGDHSIGTGTLLGALTNNEDTCILWIDAHADINSPKTTGSGNLHGCPVSFLMGIDRESYPPEFDWIPTVLKSNRIAYIGLRDVDSGEKKILRDHNIPAFSMYHIDKYGIGKVVEMALQKINPNMDFPIHLSYDVDAIDPSFVPATGTRVEGGLTLREGLFVAEEVAATGLLSSIDIVETNPSLGETSDHILDTVSAACAIGRCALGQTLL, encoded by the exons ATGTCTGACG TCATATACAAATACCACCCTCACAAAAAGgccaccatcatcaccgcTCCATTCTCCGGAGGACAACCAAAAGGAGGAGTCGAATTAGGCCCAGAATACATTTTGAACTCCGGGTTCGCCAAGCAGATTCAAGACCTTGGCTGGGACGTCGAGATAACTCATCCCTTGGAAGGTACCGATTTTGAAGCTGCCAAAAATGATGAAAAGGACTCATTTGGGGTCAAAAACGCCAAAATCGTCCTGGATTGCAACCGTAAAATCTTTGCTGCCGTCCACACAAGTttacaaaatcaaagattaCCCATAACTATCGGAGGTGACCACTCAATCGGAACCGGTACTTTGTTGGGAGCTTTAACCAACAACGAGGACACATGCATTTTGTGGATCGATGCCCATGCCGATATCAACTCGCCCAAAACTACCGGGTCCGGCAACTTGCACGGGTGTCCCGTGTCGTTCTTGATGGGAATCGACAGAGAAAGCTACCCTCCTGAGTTTGACTGGATTCCTACTGTGTTGAAATCCAACCGCATTGCATACATTGGATTAAGAGACGTGGACTCGGGAGAAAAAAAGATCTTGCGGGACCACAACATCCCAGCCTTCTCCATGTACCACATTGACAAGTACGGGATTGggaaggtggtggagatggCCTTGCAAAAAATCAACCCCAACATGGACTTTCCCATTCACTTGAGTTATGACGTGGATGCCATTGACCCAAGCTTTGTGCCTGCCACTGGAACTAGAGTGGAAGGAGGTTTAACGTTGAGAGAAGGTTTGTTTGTGGCTGAGGAAGTCGCAGCCACCGGGTTGTTGAGCTCGATAGACATTGTGGAAACCAACCCCTCTTTGGGAGAAACCAGCGATCACATCTTGGATACCGTCAGTGCCGCGTGTGCAATCGGTAGATGTGCCTTGGGCCAAACCTTGTTGTAA